One genomic window of Leptospira paudalimensis includes the following:
- a CDS encoding lipoprotein LipL31: MKKILPLFVFLASFALVQCSDSSPVIETLDNHKITVKDFEAAYDTALDSISRLQNIEKKTLLEFIEKDINEVPPNFQDLNYQLQKKNFYQTYRQMIMTRLVAEKNGFISRPDVAEVIKQVEMQTIAQMYVSEQVEKKIQITEEQALAECERMRKLDRNFNLTIDKCKTFAKAQLKQMQTREYLPLVVERIKEEVSIKRNEKFDLDAYLAPKKKVEEPTPTQTPNN; the protein is encoded by the coding sequence ATGAAAAAAATCCTTCCTTTGTTTGTGTTTTTGGCATCTTTCGCCCTAGTACAGTGTTCTGACTCTTCTCCAGTCATCGAAACCTTAGACAACCATAAGATTACAGTAAAAGACTTTGAAGCAGCTTACGACACTGCCCTTGATTCCATCAGCCGTTTACAAAATATTGAAAAGAAAACACTCTTAGAATTCATTGAAAAAGACATCAACGAAGTTCCACCAAATTTCCAAGATCTCAATTACCAACTCCAAAAGAAAAATTTCTACCAAACTTACAGACAGATGATCATGACTCGTTTGGTAGCAGAAAAGAATGGTTTTATTTCAAGACCAGATGTAGCAGAAGTGATCAAACAAGTTGAAATGCAAACAATTGCACAAATGTATGTTTCTGAACAAGTTGAGAAAAAAATCCAAATCACGGAAGAACAAGCATTAGCGGAATGTGAAAGAATGAGAAAGTTGGATCGTAATTTTAACTTAACGATCGACAAATGTAAAACTTTTGCAAAAGCACAATTGAAACAAATGCAAACGAGAGAATACCTTCCTTTAGTAGTAGAAAGAATTAAAGAAGAAGTTAGTATCAAACGAAATGAAAAATTTGATTTGGATGCATACCTTGCTCCAAAGAAGAAAGTAGAAGAACCAACTCCAACACAAACTCCAAATAACTAA
- the mfd gene encoding transcription-repair coupling factor, whose amino-acid sequence MTKEIQIRPYAPKEVFAEAKNTLVSLSGIPESAHSFVTSELFQNKYAKNTFVVILPTNQDAESFSRELLSFVPKDIIYFFPGPENIPYEYTKWQAEWKRDRILTINRILTGDRCLVITSVSAFLRKLPNKESLKGKSITLKLGVDFPLESLLSELVQLGYHREEVCEQFGHFSLKGGILDIYTPYLPNPVRIDFFGDTVDEIRTFDPNTQKSISKISEIVITAANETIVTKNELEKYHTLLKEYTDKRIPIDSELEIIEEHLPLVRKQEGFLDFFKESPILIFPKFQETKERSYGMEREYNTLFEKKKEESVCLPPNELLSFGSEWNALTSDNTNGIQFTLLPNLTHNFGYAPITEVKGFRGKIREAKEHFLELLSENPNQSIYITSSFLAQMLRLKGLFSETEVNTIGENSEEPTPFPFSDSKPGIHLILSELKRGFHLVENGIHVFTDNDLFGRQYKRKTRYKKQSSQMIESFIDLKEGDYIVHVNHGVGRFIKMERTKADGKERDFLKLEYAGGDSLFVPLDQISLVQKYIGGTDSPKLDTLGKNSWKKAKERVQESVDKLAEELVLLYSNRMKLNGFAFPPDTIWQEEFEAAFEFEETPDQISAIEAVKQDLESSRPMDRLVCGDVGYGKTEVAIRAAFKVIMAGKQVMLLTPTTILSLQHFNTFKQRYENYPIKIAFVSRFRSAAEIREDLKNFTEGKIDMLIGTHAILSSKVKPKNLGLLIIDEEQKFGVTHKESIKKFKNLVDVLTLTATPIPRTLHMALTGIRELSIISTAPKNRQSVETYVLEEDDTLIQEAIRKEIERGGQVFYLYNRVESIEEEASYVRSLVPEVSVGILHGQLTEDEIEETLVDFYERKYDILVTTTIIESGIDMPNVNTLIVKRADMFGLSQLYQIRGRVGRSDRKAYAYMFYPSKKLMTELAEKRLNTIFEYQELGSGFKVAMRDLEIRGAGNLLGKEQSGDIMEVGFDLYVKMLEESISRIKGEEVRVEVRTAVNLKTNFYLPDEYIPDTKQKIEFYKRFEGSANLDEIEELALEMEDRFGELPQIAKTFVELEKIRTLSSNLGFEFVTEKSDEVLFKCGTYFRGNPDRVIQAMGQFKGLTIAPSEPSVLRYTNIEKDDLKKIKKLLGILEFLAA is encoded by the coding sequence ATGACAAAAGAAATTCAAATTAGACCATACGCACCTAAGGAAGTTTTTGCCGAAGCAAAAAACACTCTTGTGAGTCTCAGTGGAATACCTGAGTCTGCCCATTCTTTTGTCACGAGCGAACTTTTCCAAAACAAATATGCAAAAAATACGTTTGTTGTCATTCTACCAACAAACCAAGATGCGGAAAGTTTCTCGCGAGAACTTTTAAGTTTTGTTCCAAAAGATATTATCTATTTTTTTCCAGGCCCTGAAAATATTCCCTACGAATATACCAAATGGCAAGCCGAATGGAAACGAGATCGGATACTAACGATTAATCGGATATTAACAGGTGACCGTTGTTTGGTGATAACTTCGGTTTCTGCATTTCTTCGTAAACTTCCTAACAAAGAAAGCCTAAAAGGAAAATCCATTACCTTAAAACTTGGGGTTGATTTTCCATTGGAATCTTTATTGTCAGAGCTTGTACAACTTGGATACCACCGGGAAGAAGTTTGCGAACAATTTGGTCATTTTAGTTTAAAAGGTGGAATTCTGGATATTTACACACCTTATTTGCCAAATCCTGTTCGTATCGATTTTTTTGGGGATACTGTAGACGAAATTAGAACATTTGATCCAAATACGCAAAAATCAATTTCTAAAATTAGTGAAATCGTAATTACTGCTGCTAACGAAACGATTGTTACAAAAAACGAATTAGAAAAATACCATACACTATTAAAAGAATATACTGATAAACGAATTCCTATTGATTCCGAATTAGAAATCATTGAGGAACATTTACCATTGGTTAGGAAACAAGAAGGTTTTTTAGATTTTTTTAAAGAATCACCCATCCTAATTTTTCCAAAGTTTCAGGAAACAAAGGAAAGATCGTATGGAATGGAGAGAGAATACAATACCTTATTTGAGAAAAAAAAAGAAGAGTCGGTTTGTTTACCTCCCAATGAATTATTATCGTTTGGCTCGGAATGGAACGCCTTAACCTCTGACAACACAAATGGAATTCAATTCACACTTTTGCCAAATCTAACACATAATTTTGGTTATGCACCAATCACTGAGGTAAAGGGTTTTAGAGGGAAAATCAGAGAGGCAAAGGAACATTTTTTAGAATTACTTTCCGAAAATCCAAATCAGAGTATCTATATCACTTCTTCATTTCTTGCGCAAATGTTGCGATTGAAGGGTTTATTTTCTGAAACAGAAGTAAACACGATTGGAGAAAATTCGGAAGAACCAACTCCTTTTCCCTTTTCCGATTCTAAACCTGGAATCCATTTGATTTTATCTGAATTAAAACGTGGATTTCATTTGGTGGAAAATGGTATCCACGTTTTTACAGATAATGATTTGTTTGGACGTCAATACAAACGAAAAACTCGTTATAAAAAACAATCCTCTCAAATGATCGAATCCTTCATTGATTTAAAAGAAGGAGATTACATCGTTCATGTGAATCATGGAGTGGGCCGTTTCATTAAAATGGAACGAACAAAAGCCGATGGAAAGGAAAGAGATTTTCTTAAGTTGGAATATGCTGGTGGTGATAGTTTATTTGTTCCATTGGATCAAATTTCCCTTGTACAAAAATACATTGGAGGGACAGATTCTCCTAAACTCGATACGTTAGGTAAAAATTCTTGGAAAAAAGCTAAGGAACGGGTCCAAGAGTCCGTAGATAAACTTGCCGAAGAACTCGTGTTACTTTATTCGAATCGAATGAAGTTAAATGGTTTTGCATTTCCTCCTGATACAATTTGGCAGGAAGAGTTTGAAGCCGCTTTTGAATTTGAAGAGACTCCAGATCAAATTTCAGCCATTGAAGCCGTCAAACAAGATTTAGAGTCCTCTCGACCAATGGATCGTTTGGTATGTGGTGATGTTGGGTATGGAAAAACTGAAGTTGCAATTCGTGCAGCATTTAAAGTCATTATGGCTGGTAAACAGGTGATGTTACTCACGCCAACAACCATTCTTTCACTCCAACATTTTAATACATTCAAACAGAGATATGAAAATTATCCGATTAAGATAGCATTTGTTTCTAGATTTAGATCTGCCGCCGAGATCCGGGAAGATTTGAAGAATTTTACAGAAGGTAAAATTGATATGTTAATTGGAACACATGCAATTTTGTCTTCAAAGGTAAAACCGAAAAATTTGGGACTACTCATCATCGATGAAGAACAAAAATTTGGTGTCACTCATAAGGAATCGATTAAAAAATTTAAAAACCTTGTTGATGTCTTAACATTAACAGCAACTCCCATCCCACGAACTTTACATATGGCACTCACTGGAATTCGAGAGTTATCTATCATTTCCACCGCACCTAAAAATAGACAAAGTGTCGAAACCTATGTTTTAGAAGAAGACGATACCCTAATCCAAGAAGCAATTCGAAAGGAAATTGAAAGGGGTGGGCAAGTATTCTATTTATACAACCGAGTTGAGTCAATTGAAGAAGAAGCCTCTTACGTAAGGTCCTTAGTCCCTGAAGTTTCCGTTGGAATTTTGCATGGACAATTGACTGAAGATGAAATTGAAGAAACTCTAGTAGATTTTTACGAAAGGAAATATGATATTTTGGTGACTACTACGATCATTGAATCGGGTATCGATATGCCAAATGTGAACACCTTAATTGTGAAACGGGCAGATATGTTTGGTTTATCACAATTGTACCAAATCCGAGGACGAGTGGGAAGGTCGGATCGAAAAGCATATGCTTATATGTTTTATCCTTCCAAAAAACTAATGACGGAACTTGCCGAAAAAAGACTCAATACTATCTTCGAATACCAAGAGTTAGGTTCAGGGTTCAAAGTAGCGATGCGCGATTTGGAAATCCGCGGAGCTGGGAATTTATTGGGTAAAGAACAGTCTGGCGACATTATGGAAGTTGGTTTTGATCTCTATGTAAAAATGTTAGAAGAGTCCATTTCCCGTATCAAAGGAGAAGAAGTTCGAGTAGAAGTTCGAACGGCAGTCAATTTAAAAACCAATTTTTATCTTCCCGATGAATACATCCCTGATACAAAACAAAAAATTGAATTTTATAAACGTTTTGAAGGGTCTGCCAATCTGGATGAAATTGAGGAATTGGCTCTTGAGATGGAAGACAGATTTGGTGAACTCCCTCAGATTGCAAAAACCTTTGTCGAATTGGAAAAAATTAGAACTCTTTCCTCCAATTTAGGTTTCGAATTTGTGACAGAAAAATCGGATGAGGTTCTGTTCAAATGTGGTACATACTTTAGGGGGAATCCGGACAGAGTGATCCAAGCCATGGGCCAATTTAAAGGGCTTACAATCGCTCCTTCAGAACCATCTGTTCTTCGTTATACGAACATTGAAAAAGATGATTTGAAAAAAATCAAAAAACTTTTGGGCATTTTGGAATTCTTGGCCGCTTAA
- a CDS encoding undecaprenyl-diphosphate phosphatase: MDNTLNAFLRGIIEAATEFLPVSSTGHLFLFSYFFPFQNLTVPHEAFEDLYDIFIQTGAILSVVVLYYKTLWGHLKMAVQFGFKQTTDKAGFQFYLNLLIGILPILVLGFVFKSQLDQIKMRPDLLLILGVSWLVGGLLMVIVEKRHLDESQGKSIGFKESLIVGFLQCFALIPGVSRSAATIISARTLGVSKKESAEFSFFLAIPVLSLAGLYKLYKHRHILNSETIGLLLFGSIISFVICYFIIRLFMAFIRRRSFISFGVYRILLGAFVILYFLRG; the protein is encoded by the coding sequence ATGGATAATACTTTAAATGCGTTTTTACGTGGCATCATAGAAGCTGCCACGGAATTTTTGCCAGTGTCATCCACTGGCCATTTGTTTTTATTTAGTTATTTTTTCCCGTTTCAAAACCTTACTGTCCCTCACGAGGCATTTGAAGATCTGTATGATATTTTCATACAAACTGGTGCCATTTTATCTGTTGTTGTTTTGTATTATAAAACACTTTGGGGCCATTTGAAAATGGCAGTTCAGTTTGGTTTCAAACAAACCACTGACAAGGCCGGTTTCCAATTTTACCTCAATTTACTCATTGGTATTTTACCAATTTTAGTATTAGGATTTGTTTTCAAATCCCAACTCGACCAAATTAAAATGAGACCTGATCTATTATTGATCCTTGGTGTATCATGGCTCGTCGGTGGACTTCTCATGGTCATTGTTGAAAAAAGACATCTGGATGAAAGTCAAGGTAAGTCAATTGGATTCAAGGAATCATTGATCGTAGGTTTTTTACAATGTTTTGCTTTGATTCCAGGTGTATCAAGGTCAGCAGCAACTATCATATCAGCAAGAACTTTGGGTGTATCAAAAAAAGAAAGTGCTGAGTTTTCTTTTTTTCTTGCCATCCCTGTTTTAAGTTTGGCCGGATTGTACAAACTATACAAACATCGTCATATTCTAAATTCAGAAACAATAGGTCTTTTACTGTTTGGAAGTATCATCTCTTTTGTTATCTGTTATTTTATCATCAGACTATTTATGGCCTTTATCCGTAGAAGGAGTTTTATTTCCTTTGGAGTGTATCGGATTCTTTTAGGGGCATTCGTTATATTGTATTTCCTTCGTGGCTAA